One window of Parambassis ranga chromosome 3, fParRan2.1, whole genome shotgun sequence genomic DNA carries:
- the LOC114433720 gene encoding C-C motif chemokine 19-like, producing MKTLHTLSLLILMCLLQQSSAAPVSLHIHLTKDGCCFKLSPPVPVNLVTNATLTAARCKQKALIVTTVKGRRFCVSPDLPWSRTQLARFQSSPLPSE from the exons ATGAAGACTCTGCACACACtcagcctcctcatcctcatgtgCCTCCTGCAGCAGTCCTCTGCAG ctccAGTGAGTTTGCACATTCACCTAACGAAGGATGGATGCTGCTTTAAACTGAGCCCGCCTGTTCCAGTGAATCTGGTGACGAACGCGACGCTGACGGCGGCCCGCTGCAAACAGAAAGCGCTGAT CGTCACAACTGTTAAAGGAAGGCGGTTCTGTGTGTCTCCTGATCTGCCGTGGTCCAGGACTCAGCTGGCCAGGTTCCAGAGCTCACCGCTGCCCTCTGAGTAA